In Luteolibacter sp. Y139, a genomic segment contains:
- a CDS encoding FKBP-type peptidyl-prolyl cis-trans isomerase, producing MRLIHLTAAILATTGFALAQEPGAPATPAAEEAAAAPASKQDISYSIGTMIAGNLKSQGIDIDLAELTKGITDTLGGQKPRLDQAAVQKVMMAFQQQQMKAHEEKAAAASGKNKEEGAAFLAKNAKEEGVVTTASGLQYKILKQGDGAKPTATDTVKVHYHGTLLSGKVFDSSVDRGEPISFPLNGVIKGWTEGVQLMPVGSKFKFFIPSDLAYGDNGAGADIGPGATLIFEVELLAIEKK from the coding sequence ATGCGCCTCATCCACCTTACCGCCGCCATCTTGGCCACCACCGGTTTCGCTCTCGCCCAGGAGCCCGGAGCCCCTGCAACCCCTGCCGCCGAGGAAGCCGCAGCGGCTCCTGCCTCCAAGCAGGACATCAGCTACTCGATCGGCACCATGATCGCCGGCAATCTCAAGTCGCAGGGCATCGATATCGACCTCGCCGAGCTTACCAAGGGCATCACCGACACTCTCGGAGGCCAAAAGCCGCGCCTCGATCAGGCTGCGGTGCAGAAGGTCATGATGGCCTTCCAGCAGCAGCAAATGAAGGCCCATGAGGAAAAGGCAGCCGCCGCCTCGGGTAAGAACAAGGAAGAAGGCGCCGCCTTCCTCGCCAAGAACGCCAAGGAAGAAGGCGTGGTCACCACCGCCAGCGGCCTCCAGTACAAGATCCTCAAGCAAGGTGACGGCGCCAAGCCCACCGCCACCGACACCGTCAAGGTTCACTACCACGGCACCCTCCTCAGCGGAAAGGTGTTCGATAGCTCCGTGGACCGCGGCGAGCCGATCAGCTTCCCGCTCAATGGCGTGATCAAGGGCTGGACCGAGGGCGTGCAGCTCATGCCGGTCGGCTCCAAGTTCAAGTTCTTCATCCCTTCCGATCTTGCCTACGGCGACAACGGCGCGGGTGCTGACATCGGACCAGGCGCCACCCTGATTTTCGAAGTCGAGCTGCTCGCCATCGAGAAGAAGTAA